The genomic stretch AATTTGTAACGTCTCAGGAAGCACGCAAAGCCTAAGTTTATACACCATAGATTTTAACGGTTCTACATTATATACATTTTCAGGAGGAACTACTATTGCTGACGGAACCTGTATTACAATTGCAGTTGGAAGTGACGGAGACGGAACTTTTAATCCAGGATGTAATTTCACACCAGATTATGGGCTATCAGCCAATATTAATGACACAAATAATTTATCTAATGCTGCGGGAACAATCACTTTATTTGCTGCAGATGGAACTACGGTTGCAGATGTTGTGACTTATGATGATGCGGACGGAGCTGATGGAAATGATGCTTCTTTACATGTTACAGATATCACAATGGATAATTCTGATACCGGAACCAATTGGCAGGAAGTTGCTCTTGGTGGATCGCCAGGAAGTAATTCACTAATGTCTCCATGCGCAGGCACACAAGTAGAATTTTTAGCAACAACTTCAACATTATCAGAAGGTGGAGTTACTATAGATATATGTGTAGAAATCACAAATCCAAGCGGATCAGTTGCAACAACTGTTGAGGTAGCTCTTGATGGTGGAAGTACAGCAACCAATGGAACCGATTATGATGATGGCGCAGGAACTCCAGCAGCAATTTCTTTTCCTGTAACGCTTACATTTCCAGCAGGATCATCAACGAATCAATGTGTGTCCATCTTTATTTCAAACGATGATGCAATAGCAGAACCAAGTGAAACAGTTATCCTAAACTTACAAAATGTTGCTGGCGGAACAACAGCATCTATAGCATCAAATGCAACGCACACTTTAACGATTACCGATAATGATGGCGGAGCTTCTGGAGATATTATGATTACACAATATTATGAAGGTACAGTTACAAACAAATGGGTTGAAGTAAAAAACATAAGTGGTTCTATAATTCCAGCAAACACCTATTACATTATTGTCTTAAATAATGCAGATGCAGACACTCCAACTGCGGCAGATCCGACGAGTGTGATTTCACCGTCATTTAATAATAATGTACTTATTTCAACAGACATTGCAATTGGAGAAGTTAGAAGGTACAAACATAATTCAGCAGTATTACCAGCGTATGCTTCTCCTGGAGAAGTTGGATATGACGGGAATCCTACTTTTGAATTTCCTTTAGGCGCAGCTATGTTTAGTGGCGATGATATTGTCATTATAAGTACAACAAACGATAACAATACTTGGGCAAATAGAGTAGATGTTATTGGTGATGGAGCACTTTGGGGAGATCGTAGATGTTTTGTAAGAAACTCATGTGTATCTAGCGGACCATCTACAACTTGGAATCGTGACGATTGGGTAGAATTTACAGATGCAGAAGTAGAAAACCCCGTATCAGGAACAAATCCATATCTAGGAGAACATGAACAAGGAATCACTAGTTGGAACGGTTCTGTTTGGAGTACTGGAGGACCTGATAGATCTCGTATAGTTTCCTTAGCGGGAAATTACAATACAACAACTCACGGCAATCTTATAGTTTGTTCACTAACGATTAATAGCGGCGTTACACTCACAGTTCCAAGTGCAACATATGTAGATATTCAAAACGATTTAACGGTAAACGATACAGGAATCATGAATATCAATCATGAAGGTTCACTTATTATGGTTGAAGATGCTGGAAGCGTTACACTAAACGGAACAGGAATTATTAATGTTGAAAAAACAACAACTTCGTTTGAACAATACGACTATACGTATTGGTCTTCTCCAGTAACAAGTACAACATTTGGAACTGTATTAGGCACTTGGCGTCTTGATTATACGTTCAGCTATTTAGCTGCAAATTTTGAAGACTTAGACAATGATGAGTTCGATGATAATGGTGATGTTTGGACAGTTGTTGCTGCTGCAAATTCCATAACGCCAGGAGTTGGGTATGCTGCTATGGGACCAACAGCAGGAACTTTTCCTCGAACAGAAACAGTCCTTTTTAGTGGAATTGTGAATAACGGAGTTCTCACAACACCAATTAGTTTAAGTGCTGATGCAACAGATGCTGATGATGATTGGAATTTTATTGGAAATCCATATCCTTCAGCAATTAGTGCTGACGATTTTGTAGCGTTCAACACAAATATTACTGGAACTTTATACTTTTGGACACACGTTGATGATGTTTCTATTTCAAATCCTGGGCCACATGCATTTAACTACAGCACAGATGATTACGCTATGTATAATACGGTTGGCGGCATTGGTACAAGCTCAATAAGTGGAAGTAGCGCACCAACTGGTTTTATTGCTTCGGGACAAGGATTCTTCATGGAAGCTATTACTGCCGGAACAGTTACGTTTAACAATAGTATGCGAAGTAATACATATGCGAATAATGATTTTTTTAGACCGAATACTGCTGAAAATGATCCAACTATTGAAAAAGATAGAGTTTGGCTAAATCTAACCAATCCCGATGGTGTATTCAGTGAATTATTAATTGGGTTTTTTGATGATGCAACCTTACAAAAAGACAGATTGTACGATGGTATTCGATTAAAAGGATCAAATTATGTTAGTTTTTACTCAAAAGATTCTACGAATGAATACGGAATTCAAGGACGTCCAACATTTATAGAAAGTGATATTGTTCCGTTAGGATACGACTCCACTATTTTGGGCGATTTAACGATTAGTCTTGGTGAACTTGATGGAATTTTAAACACAACTGATGTCTATCTAAAAGACTTACAATTAAACATCACACACGATATAAAACTAGCTGATTACACATTTACTACAACCGATGGCATTTTTCCAAACAGATTTCAATTGCAATTTATCAATACTACAGTATTAAATGTAGAAGATGTTATAACTGAAAATGATTTGGCAGTTTATCTGAATACGAACAACGAACTTGAAATTAAACAACGTACACGAACACAAATAAATACTGTAACGCTATATTCAATGTTAGGAAAGCAATTGGCTTCCATCAATGATATGAATCAGAAAATTTCATTACGTGAACAATCTTCAGGTGTATATATTGTAGTAATTGATACAGAAAAAGGAAAAATCACGAAGAAAATAACACGTTAATCATTTTTAAGTTTAGTTGGTATTTAACGTGAGTTTGGTATAAAATTTCAGAATATTTTTTGTCTTTTCCGCAGTATAGCAGGGATTTTTCGTTAAGAATTTTCGAATCCTTGGAGAAAATTTAGAAAAATTCATGCGGTTTTAGTTTTTCTCTAAAAGAAAAACTAAAAATACCTCTGGAAAAGCGCACTTTCTTTTGTTTCTGCTTGTCACATTGAGCGGAGTCGAAATGTTGTGCGAGCAAAGAAAACGAAAATAAAATTAAACACTTAGCACTTGTTTTAAAAATATGTTCAAAATTTTATTTGAGTAAACTTATGTCGAATTCACGTTATTTATATAGAATAATATGCTTCATCTACAGAAATCCCCATTATATGCGACATTTGAAATGCTTCATGTATGATAATTTCATCTCCTACTTCAATATTTTGATATACCATTTCGGGAGTTATAATGGATTTATAAGTAGTGATAAGTGTACACTTTTCAGATGTTCTGCCGTTGTTTGAAACTGTAGTAAAAGATTTATCAGTAACATATGTACTCGTCAATTTCTTTCTTCCTGTATCAATCGTTTTTTTATAGTTAAGATGCATTTTCAGTAGCTTGTACAATTGATATAGTAAGATTAATGGTAACGGAAATATAAACACCAAAAGTGACGCTAATCCGTAAATTGCTAGGATAATTATTGGTACGCTTAAAAACGCAATAGTTCGTACTCGCGATGTTACTTTTGACTTATAAAATTCTTTCAGATTATTTTTGTCTTCTCTTGTAAATGCTGCTTCTCTTATTTTTGAATCAGGATAACTTTCTCGGCTATATCTAGGTATATTTCTTGGTATTTCTGAAGCTGCTTGTCTTGAAGTTTCATAATGTAAAATCACATTAGATTTCGGCGCAACTTCAAAATAAACATGATCTCCAACGCTTACATTCGCGTACATGTCATATTCTATGGTGTGTTGAGTTCCATCAACAATCATATGATAATAGCGTTTTGTAGTCGTTTTTCTTCCAGAACCTCTTGATCCTGTACTTGTAGATGTACTATGTTTAATGTGGAGTCTTTTATCTTCAATAATTCCTTCAAAGCAATTTTTAATTCCATTTTTCAAATCATACACAAAAACCCAAACCATGTATCCAATAATTCCTGCAAAGATTAACCCGAAAATGCCAAACATTACTATTGGTATATAGCTAAATCCATCATCATTTGTGGTGAAATCTCGTAAGATCATCGTATAAATAAAGGTAAAAATACCGATAATAACAAAGATGAATATGGACATGAAGCCAAGCTTTTTTCGGATTTTGCTTCGATCACTTTTGGTCAATGGTTTTTGCATAATTGCTATTTCTAAGTTGAATTTATTTAAAAGTATTCTTAAATAAAAATAGGTTTTCTGTTATGAAAAAACAATACGAAGAATTGCGTATTTATTTTCAAGAAAAATAAATATGCAACGCTTTAACCAAACTATGTACGTTGAGGTTTGGATAAAATCCTGCGCTATTAATACAATTAATTTCTACGATTTTCCAACCGTAATTCGTTAAACAAATATCCATTACAAATGCTTCTGCGACTTCGTAGGTTTGAATCATCTTTTTAGCAAATTCAATTCCTTCAGGAGCAACTTCTGCTTCAAAAACAACAACATCATTAAACTTATAATAGACTGCGGCGACAATTTGTCCACCAATAATCCAAAGTCTAGCTTCTTTATAAATTTCTTTTGGAATTGATGCCTGAATCAATGATTCAGTATTCAATAAAGGTGTTTTTGGATTTTCGAGTGAATGCTGAACAAAATCATTCCATTTTAACTCGGTAAACACTTTTCCTGTAAAGATTTTAGCATCTTTATACGGTTTGATGAATTTCTGCTCGTTTGGTTTCCAAGCAATTGAATCTTCAAAATTAAAAACTTCCACATCATAATTGAGTAAATTCTCTTTATAATACTCCGCGTAGATTTTATATTGATGATTTCCACCGTAAAACGAACCTGGATTCCAATGTGTATTTTCTTTGGCAAGTCGTGCAAGTTTCACCGAACCATACACAAAAACATCTGCACGATTAGCTTTTACGGTAATTTCTTTCGTTTCCGAATTGAGCTCAATCGTTTCATACGGAATATTAAGATCGCTTAAAGCTTCGAAAATTCGATCATGATCTGGATCGGAATAAATATTGGATTGGACTAAGAATAGCATACTGTAAACCTAAAGTTATGATTTCTTTTTAAACCTTGCACAATTATATTTAGTTTCCAAAGTTTTTAATTTTTTAGAATCTTCACAATGTTTTCCATTATGCGTTGTACAGCAAAATTCTCCTTCAAACATTGCCAAAGACATATTTATAGCTTCAATCGCTGTTTTTTTATCTTCATCGGAATCGTACGTGTATGTATTTTGCATATTAGCACGTTGTTGCTCAATTTGTTGTGCCATAGTTTGAAGTGTCGCAATGTCAAAACTCATTACTAATTTTCCGTTATCACTTTCTTCAAAACGAAGATTTTCTCCGCCAATGGCAACTTCTTCTAATGCTTTTTCAAATGCAATATCTTCTGCTGTTTCAATTTCAGAATCTTCTTCACTAGAAAATTCGACTTCTTCAATTGGTACAGTTTCTTGAGTTGTTTCAACGTTGACTGTTTTTTCTTTTTTAGAATCGCAAGAACATATAAAAACGGCAACAAAAAGGAATAGTAATTTTTTCATAATAAATCGATTAGACTTGAAATATAATCGATCTTATGAATATTTAGAAATTAATGAGAGATTTTCTTTATGATTTTGAAAGCGAACTAATTTTTCTGAATGTTTAATCATTGCGTTCCACTTCGCTTTCTAGCTTTAAAACACTCGTTCCATCTTCTTGTTTTATGTGAAGTGCTTTGTCGTCATCTGAGCCGTTTCGGGTAACTTCCGAACCTTTAATTGTTTTCGTAATCGATTTTGTATAGGTTTCTTCAACGTTACCTTCTGCGTGTCCGTTTCCCCATTTCCATTTGACTGCTGTTCCTTTTCGTATCATTTTTTATTTTTTTCTTAAAGATAAAACAAAAAGTAATTTTTTGAAAATGAATTGCAAGTATTGAAGTGAATGTGTTGCTTTTTTTTGGATTGAATTTAGGATTGAAATTGAAAGTGAAGTTGAAGTTGAAGTTGAAACTGAGGAAAGTTTGACTTGTGCCGAAAAACAACCTAAAAAAATTCGTGCATTCGTGGAAAAAAACCATGAGTTTCAAATCAGTTTTTTAGTGAAGCCTTTTTTGAGTCATTCCTAACTTATCTCGTAATCTCAAATTTATAATATTCATTCACCACTTACTGTTTTATGGGAAGCTGAATCAAGTTCAGCTTGACGAATGACGAACGTTATTACACGAATTGTAAATCTTCATATTAGTGTAATCTTATAACTTGCGTTAAGATTAAAAAATATGAGTATGGTTTAATACCAAACAACCACAAACAAAAAAAGCGACCATTTCTGGTCGCTTTTCTATTAATTGTAAACATTATCGTCTTTATCTTTAAAACGATACTGTAGATACGTGTAAGCATCTCTTGGTAATATTTTTACCCATTTCTTATGGTCTAAAAACCACTTGAAACGGATGGATGGAAATCCTTTTGTGAGATACGCCGCAATAAACGGATGCGTGTTTAACGTAACTCCATTGAAGCCATCTTTCTTGGCTAATATTCTTTCTAGATCAGTTATAATATTATCAACAATAAGAATCGGAGCTTCTACTTCGCTTCCGTCACCATTAGGGTTTACTTCTCTCGTTTTAATATTTACTTCTGGTCGTACTCTTTGTCTCGTAATTTGTACCAAACCAAATTTACTTGGAGGTAATATTTTATGTTTCGCTCTGTCGTCTTTCATTTCTGTCTTCAAATGCTCAAACAAAGTTCTTCGGTGATCTGCATTGGTCATATCTATAAAATCGATGACGATAATTCCTCCCATATCGCGCAACCGGAGTTGCCTTGCAATTTCTTTTGCGGCAATCATATTGACTTCTAATGCGGTGTCCTCTTGTGTTCGGGCTTTATTAGAACGGTTTCCGCTGTTAACATCAACAACGTGTAACGCTTCGGTATGTTCTATTACTAAATACGCGCCTTTACTCATGGAAACTGTTTTTCCAAAAGAGGTTTTAATTTGTCGTTCTATTCCATGTTTTTCAAACAATGGAACTTTTGACTGGTACAATTTGACGATAGACTCTTTTTTAGGTGCAATATTGTGCACATATTCTTTAATTTCGTAATAAAGATCTTCATCGTCTATATGAATTCCTGTGAATGATTCGTTAAATATGTCTCTCAAAATAGAAGACGCTTTATTCATTTCACTTAATACTTTCGACGGATGTTCTGCTTTATACAACTTTTTACACATTGTTGACCATTTTGTCAACAAATTTTGTAAGTCTTGGTCCAATTCAGCTACTTTTTTGCCTTCAGCTACTGTACGTACAATAACGCCAAAACCTTTCGGTTTGATACTAAGTACCAAACGTTTTAACCGGTCTTTTTCTTCCTTGCTTTCTATCTTTTGAGATATAGATACACGCTCCGAAAAGGGAACAAGTACAATATATCGTCCTGCAATAGAAAGTTCAGAACTAATTCTAGGACCTTTGGTCGAAATTGGCTCCTTTACAATTTGAACAAGTAATGATTGATTGGCTTTAATTGCATCCATGATGCTACCATTCTTATCAATATTTGGTTCAAACGGAAAGTTTTTTAATGTATAATCTTTTAATTTACCTGTGCTTACACGTTTTATAAATTTCAATAAGGAAGGAAGTTGCGGTCCCAAATCATGATAATGTAAAAAGGCATCTTTTTCGTAGCCAACATTTACAAAAGCTGCATTTAGTCCAGAAACGGGTTTTCTTATTTTGGCAAGAAATACGTCTCCAACAGCAAAATCGTTACTATCTTCTTCCTTATGTAACTCTATAAGTTTTCCATCCTTTAGCAAGGCAAAATCAACTTCAGAGGAATTGGATCTAATGATTAATTCTTTATTCACTCTGATTTCATTTTTATCCATACATAAATAAATGTACAGATGGATTAAACAATTTTCAACAGGTATTGTTTCTACCCAATAAAATATACATACGTGTAAGTTACCACAAGACAGTAGTGCTTACTTTGGTATGCAATTTTTTTTCAAAGAACGTTTTGTTTTATGTTTATAATAAAACAAAGAAGTAGTTTACTTAAAACTACTTCTTCTTGTGGCGATTAGCTCTTCTTCTCTTTTTACGCTTGTGCGTAGCCACCTTGTGTCTTTTTCTTTTCTTACCACTTGGCATAATGCTCTATGTTTTTAAAATTAATAATTATTCTTTCAATTACTTTACTTCAACGTTGCTCTTTACTCCTTCAACAAAAACTTTTGCTGGCTTAAATGCTGGAATATTGTGAGCAGGAATTTTAATTGTAGTGTTCTTAGAAATGTTTCTACCTGTTTTCTCAGCTCTTGTTTTGATGATAAAACTACCAAAACCTCTAAGATAAACATTGTCTCCACTCTCTAAAGAATTCTTCACTTCTTCCATAAAAGTTTCTACAGTTGCCTGTACTTCACCTTTTTCCATTCCTAATTTCTCTGAAATTTTTGCTACGATGTCCGCTTTCGTCATTTTAATATATTTTATTTATTTTTTATAAAAATTAAGGGTTGCAAATATATAATTAATTAGATAATATATATATTCTAATTGATTAAAATTTAACCATATAAAGATATATTTTTGCGTATTATTTTTATTTGATGAACTTTTCCAAAGAAATTACACATTGGTATTTCCAAAATAAGCGCGATTTGCCGTGGCGAAAAACCAAAGATCCATACCGTATTTGGCTCTCCGAAATCATGCTGCAACAAACGCGTGTAGCACAGGGACTTCCTTATTATCAGAAGTTTACAGAAGAATTTCCAACCGTGTACGATCTGGCGAAAGCCGAAGAATCACACGTATTAAAACTTTGGCAAGGACTCGGTTATTATTCGCGTGCACGCAATTTACATTTCACCGCAAAAGATATTGTAAATAACTATAATGGAGAGTTTCCAAACACGTATAAAGCACTTTTGAAGCTAAAAGGTGTCGGAGATTACACAGCAAGTGCCATTGCATCGATCTGTTTTGACGAAATTGAACCCGTAGTTGACGGAAATGTGTACCGAGTTTTGGCGCGTTATTTTGATATTGATATACCTATTAATAGTACGGAAGGAATAAAAACGTTCAAAAAACTAGCTTTTGAAGTCATAGATCCTAAAGATCCTGCGAATTTTAATCAGGCAATTATGGAGTTTGGCGCAGTGCAATGCAAACCACAAAGTCCAAATTGTACAATATGTCCGTTAGCTTCAAGTTGTTTAGGATTAAAAAATAAGCGTGTCGGAATATTGCCAGTCAAGCTGAAAAAAACAAAGGTCAAAAACCGTTGGTTCAACTATCTTGTTGTGGTTTCAACCCAAGAACAAACGCTTCTGGAAGAACGTAAAGGAAAAGGAATTTGGCAAGGATTGTACCAATTTCCATTGCTTGAAACAACAAAGGAAGTTGAAAACATTGAGAAGTATCAAGCTGAAATAGAAGAAATTATCAATATAAAAGACTTTTCTATTACACAATTCAACAAAAAAATAAAAGTACACAAACTATCACATCAACACTTACATACCACATTTTGGATTGTAGAAACAGCGAATAGTCTAAAAAACGGAATATCTTTGCAGGAAATTAGAAAATATCCAGTACCAATTCTGATTGGAAACTTCATTGAAGAGTTCAATTTTTGATGGTTTTTTAGTACATTTGACTATACACAGAAATTTAAGAACATGAGCGGAACACTAAATAAAGTAATGTTAATAGGACACTTAGGTGATGAAGTAAAAATGCATTACTTTGAAGGTGGCGGTTGTATTGGGCGTTTTCCCATAGCAACAAACGATTCATACACAAATAAGCAAACAGGCGAACGCGTTGTAAATACAGATTGGCACAATGTTGTTGTCCGTAACAAAGCGGCTGAAGTCTGTGAAAAATACCTTAGTAAAGGCGATAAAGTATATGTAGAAGGACGTTTGAAAAACAGACAATGGCAAGGTGAAGATGGAAATACTCGATATTCTACGGAAGTGCAAGTAACCGATTTCACATTTTTGTCTACCAAGAAAGAAGCACAATCAAATGCAGCAGCGGCAAATAAACCAGCGGCTACTACAAATACGAATACAGATACAACAACAAATCATCAAGCTGCTGGACAACCAGCGCAACCTGTACAGCAACCGCAACAGCCGCAACAAACTGCGCCAGAAGCGTCGCAAGTTGAAGAAGAAGATGATCTACCATTTTAATCGAAATATAACTAACCATTTAAACTTTGGATCCAGAACCCAGTATACTACTATTTACAACAGCCTTTACAGGACTGATTATATTTAAAATTGTTTTTTTTGGTATCTTATTATTTTGCTCTGCGCTCATTTCTGGAGCCGAAGTAGCACTATTTTCCTTATCGCAAACTGATGTAAACGAAGCGACAGCATCTGATTCTGCTCGCATGCGATTAGTCGCTAAATTACTTCGAAAACCTAAAAAACTATTAGGAACTATCTTAGTTGCAAATAACTTTATCAACATTAGCACCGTGCTATTATTTGCTTCGGTGAGCGATGTTTTCTTTTCAGGAATTACGACAATTTGGATTCGATTGGTCATAGAAATTGGTGTAGTTACCTTCTTAATTTTACTCTTTGGAGAAATTTTACCAAAAGTATACGCAAGTAGAAACAAGCACAAATTTTCCGCAATGATGGCGTATCCATTGATTGTTTTAGACAAACTCTTTACGCCAATTAGTGTTCCGATGAGTTATATATCTGGATTAATTCAGAAACGACTCGGAAAGCAACGTTCCCATCTTTCGGTAGATCAATTATCACAAGCATTAGAATTGACCTCTGAGCACGAAACTACCAAAGAAGAACAGAAAATT from Kordia antarctica encodes the following:
- a CDS encoding lamin tail domain-containing protein translates to MLFFLICFVGNSQTIIDFETLNSGYTPSATSGTGFTDVFNRTNADLPGTTSETGFYWAVEDNPLINPTIDLTQISIAGATDFTFSLDMLAHHYNDWDLLDEVLITYSVDGGGYQNLMWVQNTGATFNTPASLDTDFDGNGECVAILPALTQGTADGCTVNSSDFQTFATSAITLSSNTTLDIRLQFNGLTSTDEGIYIDNITISQTSSCSDALDFANIQSPTTSQTITVGDAFTVFAQGYEPGVTEAAGAGTGVEAWIGYNTTNNDPSVGAGWTWIAATFNVQSGNNDEFSAEIGSALPSGTYYYASRFRLNSCNFTYGGSGGVWSNDSVQLTVNPDVADFCNVDFPKTATITAGDTFNVYAQVYEPGITDAVGQGANVEAWIGYNTTDNDPSVGAGWTWVVSTYDSDAGNNDQYTSEIGSPLAAGTYYYASRFRINSSDFTYGGILADNMGDFWDAITYNSGILTINSPPVSDLVITEIMYNTSGTDDEWIEICNVSGSTQSLSLYTIDFNGSTLYTFSGGTTIADGTCITIAVGSDGDGTFNPGCNFTPDYGLSANINDTNNLSNAAGTITLFAADGTTVADVVTYDDADGADGNDASLHVTDITMDNSDTGTNWQEVALGGSPGSNSLMSPCAGTQVEFLATTSTLSEGGVTIDICVEITNPSGSVATTVEVALDGGSTATNGTDYDDGAGTPAAISFPVTLTFPAGSSTNQCVSIFISNDDAIAEPSETVILNLQNVAGGTTASIASNATHTLTITDNDGGASGDIMITQYYEGTVTNKWVEVKNISGSIIPANTYYIIVLNNADADTPTAADPTSVISPSFNNNVLISTDIAIGEVRRYKHNSAVLPAYASPGEVGYDGNPTFEFPLGAAMFSGDDIVIISTTNDNNTWANRVDVIGDGALWGDRRCFVRNSCVSSGPSTTWNRDDWVEFTDAEVENPVSGTNPYLGEHEQGITSWNGSVWSTGGPDRSRIVSLAGNYNTTTHGNLIVCSLTINSGVTLTVPSATYVDIQNDLTVNDTGIMNINHEGSLIMVEDAGSVTLNGTGIINVEKTTTSFEQYDYTYWSSPVTSTTFGTVLGTWRLDYTFSYLAANFEDLDNDEFDDNGDVWTVVAAANSITPGVGYAAMGPTAGTFPRTETVLFSGIVNNGVLTTPISLSADATDADDDWNFIGNPYPSAISADDFVAFNTNITGTLYFWTHVDDVSISNPGPHAFNYSTDDYAMYNTVGGIGTSSISGSSAPTGFIASGQGFFMEAITAGTVTFNNSMRSNTYANNDFFRPNTAENDPTIEKDRVWLNLTNPDGVFSELLIGFFDDATLQKDRLYDGIRLKGSNYVSFYSKDSTNEYGIQGRPTFIESDIVPLGYDSTILGDLTISLGELDGILNTTDVYLKDLQLNITHDIKLADYTFTTTDGIFPNRFQLQFINTTVLNVEDVITENDLAVYLNTNNELEIKQRTRTQINTVTLYSMLGKQLASINDMNQKISLREQSSGVYIVVIDTEKGKITKKITR
- a CDS encoding ATP-grasp domain-containing protein, whose translation is MLFLVQSNIYSDPDHDRIFEALSDLNIPYETIELNSETKEITVKANRADVFVYGSVKLARLAKENTHWNPGSFYGGNHQYKIYAEYYKENLLNYDVEVFNFEDSIAWKPNEQKFIKPYKDAKIFTGKVFTELKWNDFVQHSLENPKTPLLNTESLIQASIPKEIYKEARLWIIGGQIVAAVYYKFNDVVVFEAEVAPEGIEFAKKMIQTYEVAEAFVMDICLTNYGWKIVEINCINSAGFYPNLNVHSLVKALHIYFS
- a CDS encoding hypervirulence associated TUDOR domain-containing protein, with amino-acid sequence MIRKGTAVKWKWGNGHAEGNVEETYTKSITKTIKGSEVTRNGSDDDKALHIKQEDGTSVLKLESEVERND
- a CDS encoding Rne/Rng family ribonuclease is translated as MNKELIIRSNSSEVDFALLKDGKLIELHKEEDSNDFAVGDVFLAKIRKPVSGLNAAFVNVGYEKDAFLHYHDLGPQLPSLLKFIKRVSTGKLKDYTLKNFPFEPNIDKNGSIMDAIKANQSLLVQIVKEPISTKGPRISSELSIAGRYIVLVPFSERVSISQKIESKEEKDRLKRLVLSIKPKGFGVIVRTVAEGKKVAELDQDLQNLLTKWSTMCKKLYKAEHPSKVLSEMNKASSILRDIFNESFTGIHIDDEDLYYEIKEYVHNIAPKKESIVKLYQSKVPLFEKHGIERQIKTSFGKTVSMSKGAYLVIEHTEALHVVDVNSGNRSNKARTQEDTALEVNMIAAKEIARQLRLRDMGGIIVIDFIDMTNADHRRTLFEHLKTEMKDDRAKHKILPPSKFGLVQITRQRVRPEVNIKTREVNPNGDGSEVEAPILIVDNIITDLERILAKKDGFNGVTLNTHPFIAAYLTKGFPSIRFKWFLDHKKWVKILPRDAYTYLQYRFKDKDDNVYN
- a CDS encoding HU family DNA-binding protein; translation: MTKADIVAKISEKLGMEKGEVQATVETFMEEVKNSLESGDNVYLRGFGSFIIKTRAEKTGRNISKNTTIKIPAHNIPAFKPAKVFVEGVKSNVEVK
- the mutY gene encoding A/G-specific adenine glycosylase, yielding MNFSKEITHWYFQNKRDLPWRKTKDPYRIWLSEIMLQQTRVAQGLPYYQKFTEEFPTVYDLAKAEESHVLKLWQGLGYYSRARNLHFTAKDIVNNYNGEFPNTYKALLKLKGVGDYTASAIASICFDEIEPVVDGNVYRVLARYFDIDIPINSTEGIKTFKKLAFEVIDPKDPANFNQAIMEFGAVQCKPQSPNCTICPLASSCLGLKNKRVGILPVKLKKTKVKNRWFNYLVVVSTQEQTLLEERKGKGIWQGLYQFPLLETTKEVENIEKYQAEIEEIINIKDFSITQFNKKIKVHKLSHQHLHTTFWIVETANSLKNGISLQEIRKYPVPILIGNFIEEFNF
- a CDS encoding single-stranded DNA-binding protein, translated to MSGTLNKVMLIGHLGDEVKMHYFEGGGCIGRFPIATNDSYTNKQTGERVVNTDWHNVVVRNKAAEVCEKYLSKGDKVYVEGRLKNRQWQGEDGNTRYSTEVQVTDFTFLSTKKEAQSNAAAANKPAATTNTNTDTTTNHQAAGQPAQPVQQPQQPQQTAPEASQVEEEDDLPF